From Leisingera sp. S132, one genomic window encodes:
- a CDS encoding hydantoinase B/oxoprolinase family protein: protein MTALSQKLSPARLQVMWNRLLAVVEEQGQTLIRAAFSPIVRECGDISAGIFDAQGRMLAQAVTGTPGHINTMAEAVMHLRARFPAETMKPGDIYMTNDPWLASGHLNDFLLMMPVFKGGRVVGYTSCTSHLVDLGGLGMGPEGSDIYDEGLLIPPCKLVEEGEPNALLLDIVRANSREPIANEGDIYALIACCEAGAARLMGMMEEFGLSDLEALGAYIIETSRRGTLQAIAEVPEGVYRNVLKVDGYEKELELHATLTVRKDGMHVDFTGTSGCSSKGINVPLNYAAAYTVFALRCIVGPDIPNNAGSLAPFTVDGPKGCILNAQRPVPVAMRHTLGQVTPDLVLGCLHQALPDRVPAEGASCMFDLPMRHAPEVARDGGREFAIEPVHNGGTGARPHADGLSATAYPSGVYGSQVEITEAVAPVIMWRRELRPDSGGAGRFRGGLGQRIEMTSANGAPFIVFLSVERLKFPALGRMGGLSGAPGRIRFRDGSQDIPGKGELRVEAGDYLIFETPGGGGFGDPLERDPEALALDVRRGLVTEEGARAYGDGR, encoded by the coding sequence ATGACCGCCTTGTCACAGAAGCTCTCGCCTGCCCGCCTGCAAGTGATGTGGAACCGGCTTCTGGCGGTGGTCGAGGAGCAGGGCCAGACCCTGATCCGCGCGGCCTTCTCGCCCATCGTGCGCGAATGCGGCGATATCTCTGCCGGGATTTTCGACGCACAGGGGCGGATGCTGGCCCAGGCGGTGACCGGCACGCCGGGCCATATCAACACCATGGCCGAAGCGGTGATGCATTTGCGCGCGCGCTTCCCGGCGGAGACCATGAAGCCCGGCGATATCTACATGACCAATGACCCCTGGCTCGCCTCGGGGCATCTGAACGATTTCCTCCTGATGATGCCGGTGTTCAAGGGGGGCAGGGTTGTGGGATACACCTCCTGCACCTCGCATCTTGTGGATCTGGGCGGGCTGGGCATGGGGCCGGAGGGGTCCGACATCTATGATGAGGGGCTCTTGATCCCGCCCTGCAAGCTGGTGGAGGAGGGCGAGCCCAATGCGCTGCTGCTGGATATTGTCCGCGCAAACAGCCGCGAGCCGATTGCCAATGAGGGCGACATCTATGCGCTGATTGCCTGCTGCGAGGCGGGGGCGGCGCGGCTGATGGGGATGATGGAGGAGTTCGGCCTGAGTGATCTGGAAGCGCTGGGAGCCTACATCATCGAAACCTCCCGCCGCGGCACTTTGCAGGCCATCGCCGAGGTGCCGGAGGGCGTCTACCGCAATGTCCTGAAAGTGGACGGCTACGAGAAGGAGCTGGAGCTGCACGCGACGCTGACAGTCCGCAAGGACGGCATGCATGTGGATTTCACCGGCACCTCGGGCTGTTCCAGCAAGGGCATCAACGTGCCGCTGAACTATGCCGCGGCCTATACCGTCTTTGCCCTTCGCTGCATCGTCGGGCCGGATATCCCCAACAATGCGGGGTCGCTGGCGCCTTTCACCGTGGATGGCCCCAAGGGCTGCATCCTGAATGCGCAGCGCCCGGTGCCAGTGGCGATGCGGCACACGCTGGGGCAGGTGACGCCGGATCTGGTGCTGGGCTGCCTGCATCAAGCGCTGCCGGACCGGGTGCCTGCCGAGGGTGCCAGCTGCATGTTCGACCTGCCGATGCGCCACGCGCCGGAGGTGGCCCGCGACGGCGGCCGGGAATTTGCCATCGAACCGGTCCACAACGGCGGCACTGGGGCGCGGCCCCATGCGGACGGGTTGTCGGCGACCGCCTATCCCTCGGGTGTTTACGGCAGCCAGGTGGAGATCACCGAGGCCGTGGCCCCGGTGATCATGTGGCGGCGGGAGCTGCGGCCCGACAGCGGCGGGGCCGGCAGGTTCCGCGGCGGGCTGGGGCAGCGGATCGAAATGACCTCTGCCAATGGTGCGCCCTTTATCGTGTTCCTGTCGGTGGAGCGGCTGAAGTTCCCGGCCTTGGGGCGCATGGGCGGCTTGTCCGGCGCGCCGGGGCGCATCCGGTTCCGCGATGGGTCGCAGGACATTCCGGGCAAGGGCGAGCTGCGGGTGGAGGCAGGCGATTATCTGATCTTTGAAACTCCGGGCGGCGGCGGTTTTGGCGATCCCTTGGAGCGCGACCCGGAGGCGCTGGCATTGGATGTGCGGCGCGGTCTGGTGACTGAGGAAGGCGCGCGCGCCTATGGGGACGGCAGATGA
- a CDS encoding histidinol-phosphate transaminase: MIRAVPHVAAMAPYALADLGGAGTVSLVQNESAFPPSPAALAAGRAVLEQMPLYPDPEWPDLRAAAAQVQGLDPAKILCGAGSMELISCLIRAFSGPGDHVLGTDYGYAFAASAAAQVKAGYVKARERELTVSVDDILTAVTPETRIVFVCNPGNPTGTLIPNSEILRLREGLPENVLLVADQAYAEFADADNDPGDTFALAERGDTVVLRTLSKAYGLAGARAGWGYFPTAIAGEVRKLLNPNNISIPSQAMAAAAMRDQAHMRDVVAKTAVLRDGFADGCRALGLEVPQSHTNFVLIRFASASQAQAADRALRAENLLMRGMGGYGLGDCLRATICSRDVMDHALDVLKGVLA, encoded by the coding sequence ATGATCCGCGCGGTGCCGCATGTTGCGGCCATGGCCCCTTATGCGCTGGCGGATCTGGGCGGGGCGGGGACAGTCTCGCTTGTGCAGAATGAAAGCGCCTTTCCACCCAGCCCGGCAGCACTTGCGGCGGGCCGGGCGGTGCTGGAGCAGATGCCGCTCTATCCGGACCCGGAATGGCCGGACCTGCGCGCGGCAGCGGCACAGGTGCAGGGGCTGGACCCGGCCAAGATCCTGTGCGGGGCCGGGTCGATGGAGCTGATCAGCTGCCTGATCCGTGCCTTTTCCGGGCCGGGTGATCACGTGCTGGGGACAGACTATGGCTATGCCTTTGCGGCGTCGGCCGCGGCACAGGTAAAAGCGGGCTACGTCAAGGCGCGCGAGCGGGAGCTGACTGTCTCGGTGGATGATATTCTGACCGCGGTGACGCCGGAAACCCGCATCGTCTTTGTCTGCAACCCGGGCAACCCCACGGGCACGCTGATCCCCAACAGCGAAATTCTGCGATTGCGCGAGGGGCTGCCGGAAAATGTTCTGCTGGTGGCGGATCAGGCCTATGCGGAGTTTGCCGATGCGGACAACGATCCGGGGGATACCTTCGCGCTGGCAGAGCGCGGCGATACGGTGGTGCTGCGGACGCTTTCCAAGGCCTACGGGCTGGCGGGGGCGCGGGCCGGCTGGGGGTATTTCCCGACGGCGATTGCCGGCGAAGTGCGCAAGCTGCTCAATCCCAACAATATATCAATCCCATCGCAGGCCATGGCGGCGGCGGCCATGCGCGATCAGGCGCATATGCGGGATGTGGTGGCCAAGACTGCCGTGCTCCGGGACGGTTTTGCCGACGGCTGCCGGGCATTGGGGCTGGAGGTGCCGCAGAGCCATACCAACTTTGTGCTGATTCGCTTTGCCTCCGCCAGCCAGGCGCAGGCGGCGGACCGGGCGCTGCGGGCAGAGAACCTGCTGATGCGGGGTATGGGCGGGTATGGGCTGGGCGATTGCCTGCGCGCCACCATTTGCAGCCGGGACGTGATGGACCACGCGCTGGATGTGCTGAAGGGAGTGTTGGCATGA
- a CDS encoding Asp/Glu racemase, whose translation MTYETRTRARVGVLVPFTNTNLEADMMLMRCPGTTVHFQRLGGYDVEEIPGAGQMAGLGASDISHDLRMIAGVRPDVVLYGCTSATLTHGPAFDMDLAARIKSGSRALSLTAAGSLVEGIQTLGAVKIGFSSPYLGEINTQAVAFLAANGIETVRCADVGRELGNYGQGELTPDEVFDLACQADHPEAQAIVLSCTDMRAVEAVERIEAHLGKPVVTSNQAMMFCLMRALGLPRHGGLPGRLFDRL comes from the coding sequence ATGACCTATGAAACCCGGACCCGTGCCAGGGTCGGCGTGCTGGTGCCCTTTACCAACACCAACCTTGAGGCCGACATGATGCTGATGCGCTGCCCCGGCACCACGGTGCATTTCCAGCGCCTGGGCGGCTATGACGTGGAGGAGATCCCCGGCGCCGGTCAGATGGCGGGGCTGGGGGCGTCGGATATCAGCCATGACCTGAGGATGATTGCGGGGGTGCGGCCTGATGTTGTGCTCTATGGCTGCACCTCCGCGACGCTGACGCACGGGCCGGCGTTCGACATGGATCTGGCGGCGCGGATCAAGTCGGGCTCCCGCGCCCTTTCCCTGACCGCTGCCGGTTCACTGGTGGAGGGCATCCAAACGCTGGGAGCGGTGAAGATCGGATTTTCGTCGCCCTATCTTGGCGAGATCAACACCCAGGCGGTGGCGTTTCTGGCCGCCAACGGGATAGAAACCGTCAGATGCGCGGATGTGGGCCGCGAGCTGGGCAACTACGGCCAGGGGGAGCTGACACCGGACGAGGTGTTCGATCTGGCCTGCCAGGCGGACCACCCGGAGGCGCAGGCCATCGTGCTGAGCTGCACCGACATGCGCGCAGTGGAGGCGGTGGAGCGGATCGAGGCGCATCTGGGCAAGCCGGTTGTCACCTCGAACCAGGCGATGATGTTTTGCCTGATGCGGGCGCTTGGCCTGCCGCGGCATGGCGGGCTGCCGGGACGGCTGTTTGACCGGCTCTAA
- a CDS encoding trimethylamine methyltransferase family protein yields MARDRRGGGRRGKSSRSGGSIDQLPWQQVKNTYPAFELLNPEQMNQLHATSMRILSEAGIRVMGENVMGIFEAAGAIVDRDTKTIRIDESIITEALKTVPPEFTLTGRNRDKRITLGGNNVTFGLVAGPPNVHDCINGRRSGNLTDYENFIKLAHYFNAIHLIGNQVTAPLELPANNRHLDTYLANITYADLSFHCTAIGRGRALDGINMMAISRGQTPEEMKDDPGVITIISVNSPRLFDDAMGDGLIAMAEYGQPVTVTPFTLMGAMTPVTLPAALAQQNAEALFGVVLTQLVNPGTPVMYGSFTSNVDMRSGAPAFGTPENAKANIAGGQLARRYGIPYRTSNANASNAVDLQAAYETMMATWGAVLGGANTVYHAAGWLEGGLTASYEKFILDVEIIQNMIEFLKPMKFDTDELGFDAIQSVPTGGHFFGAQHTMARYETAFYHPLLSDWQNYENWEAAGARDALSRATGLWQQALRDYEQPAMDPAIREELDAYVARRKEEIGSGEP; encoded by the coding sequence ATGGCACGCGACAGACGCGGCGGCGGACGCCGCGGAAAATCCTCCCGTTCCGGCGGCAGTATCGACCAGCTCCCCTGGCAACAGGTCAAAAACACCTATCCGGCGTTTGAGCTCTTGAACCCCGAGCAGATGAACCAGCTGCACGCCACCTCGATGCGGATCCTGTCCGAGGCCGGCATCCGGGTGATGGGCGAAAACGTGATGGGCATTTTCGAGGCGGCGGGCGCCATCGTCGACCGCGATACCAAAACCATCCGCATCGACGAAAGCATCATCACAGAGGCGCTGAAGACGGTGCCGCCGGAGTTCACCCTGACCGGCCGCAACCGGGACAAGCGGATTACCCTGGGCGGCAATAACGTGACCTTCGGCCTGGTGGCCGGCCCGCCCAACGTGCATGACTGCATCAATGGACGGCGCTCCGGCAACCTGACCGACTACGAGAACTTCATCAAACTGGCGCATTACTTCAACGCCATCCACCTGATCGGCAACCAGGTCACCGCGCCGCTGGAACTGCCCGCCAACAACCGGCATCTGGATACCTACCTCGCCAACATCACTTATGCCGACCTCAGCTTCCACTGCACCGCTATTGGCCGCGGCCGGGCGCTGGACGGGATAAACATGATGGCAATCTCCCGCGGCCAGACGCCGGAAGAAATGAAAGATGACCCGGGCGTCATCACGATCATCTCGGTCAACTCGCCGCGGCTGTTTGACGATGCTATGGGCGACGGGCTGATCGCGATGGCGGAATACGGCCAGCCGGTCACGGTGACGCCCTTTACCCTGATGGGGGCGATGACACCGGTGACTTTGCCCGCCGCCCTCGCCCAGCAGAACGCCGAGGCGCTGTTCGGCGTGGTGCTGACCCAGCTTGTGAACCCCGGCACTCCGGTGATGTACGGCTCCTTCACCTCCAACGTCGACATGCGCAGCGGCGCGCCGGCCTTTGGCACGCCGGAAAACGCCAAGGCCAACATCGCCGGCGGCCAGCTGGCGCGGCGCTATGGCATCCCCTACCGGACCTCCAACGCCAATGCCTCCAACGCGGTGGACCTGCAGGCGGCGTATGAGACCATGATGGCGACCTGGGGCGCGGTGCTGGGCGGCGCCAATACCGTCTACCACGCGGCCGGGTGGCTGGAGGGCGGGCTGACCGCGTCCTACGAGAAATTCATCCTGGATGTGGAGATCATCCAGAACATGATCGAGTTCCTGAAGCCGATGAAATTCGACACCGATGAGCTGGGCTTTGACGCCATCCAGTCAGTTCCCACCGGCGGCCATTTCTTTGGCGCCCAACACACGATGGCACGTTATGAGACCGCGTTTTACCACCCGCTGCTGTCGGACTGGCAAAACTACGAGAACTGGGAAGCAGCAGGTGCGAGGGACGCGCTGAGCCGCGCGACCGGCCTCTGGCAGCAGGCGCTGCGCGATTATGAGCAACCGGCGATGGATCCGGCAATCCGCGAGGAACTGGACGCCTATGTGGCCAGGCGTAAAGAAGAAATCGGCTCCGGCGAGCCTTGA
- a CDS encoding MmgE/PrpD family protein, with protein sequence MTATFDRAADFTFGLSSGDLPETTRKAAALMFLDTLGITIGATPMEAGRIARETAVALYGCGEDGLTARMMFDGRKVSVAGAAYAAATATDNLDGHDGYYPTKGHIGVVVIPAIAALAETVPDFSGPEALVITTLGYELAGRAALSLHATVSDYHTSGAWNALGVAAIAARMRGLSRDQLRQALGIAEFHGPRSQMMREIANPTMLHDGSGWGAMAGMSAAVLAEKGFTGAPAITIEEDRVVPHWEDLGSFWQMEHQYVKPYPICRWAHAPIDAVRQVMLENSLNHEQIARIHINTFHESACLYPGLPSTTSQAQYSLGFAVAIQAAYGRIGVEHISGSALADPLVASIHKRITVAEAARHSARFPACRVADVVVTLTDGRVFETGDVHARGGPEAPFSQDDIVRKFMEFATPSLGETRAGAIREAVLGFTNEGSKFSDLGRLIYDAPEN encoded by the coding sequence ATGACAGCCACGTTTGACCGCGCCGCCGATTTCACATTTGGCCTTTCCTCCGGTGATCTGCCGGAAACCACCCGCAAGGCTGCGGCGCTGATGTTCCTGGACACGCTGGGCATCACCATCGGCGCCACCCCGATGGAAGCCGGGCGCATCGCCCGCGAAACCGCGGTCGCGCTTTATGGCTGCGGCGAAGACGGTCTGACTGCGCGGATGATGTTCGATGGCCGCAAGGTCAGCGTCGCCGGCGCCGCATATGCCGCAGCCACCGCCACCGATAATCTGGACGGCCACGACGGCTATTACCCGACCAAGGGCCATATCGGTGTTGTCGTGATCCCGGCGATTGCGGCCTTGGCGGAAACGGTACCGGATTTCTCCGGGCCTGAGGCGCTGGTGATCACCACGCTCGGGTATGAGCTGGCAGGCCGCGCGGCGCTGTCGCTGCATGCAACCGTCAGTGATTACCACACCTCCGGCGCCTGGAACGCGCTCGGCGTGGCGGCAATTGCGGCCCGGATGCGCGGCCTCAGCCGGGATCAGCTGCGCCAGGCGCTGGGGATCGCCGAATTCCACGGCCCCCGCAGCCAGATGATGCGCGAAATCGCCAACCCCACGATGCTGCACGACGGCTCCGGCTGGGGCGCGATGGCCGGCATGTCGGCGGCTGTGCTGGCGGAAAAGGGCTTCACCGGCGCGCCCGCTATCACCATCGAGGAAGACAGGGTGGTCCCGCACTGGGAAGACCTCGGCAGCTTCTGGCAGATGGAGCACCAGTATGTGAAGCCCTATCCGATCTGCCGCTGGGCCCATGCGCCGATCGACGCCGTGCGGCAGGTGATGCTGGAGAACAGCCTGAACCATGAACAGATCGCCAGGATCCACATCAATACTTTCCACGAAAGCGCCTGCCTTTATCCGGGCCTCCCCTCCACCACCAGCCAGGCGCAGTATTCACTGGGCTTTGCAGTTGCCATTCAGGCCGCATACGGGCGGATCGGGGTCGAGCACATCTCCGGCTCCGCCCTTGCCGATCCGCTGGTGGCCTCGATCCACAAACGCATCACCGTGGCAGAGGCCGCGCGCCACTCCGCCCGCTTCCCGGCCTGCCGGGTGGCCGATGTGGTGGTGACGCTGACCGACGGGCGCGTGTTCGAAACCGGAGACGTTCACGCCCGCGGCGGCCCCGAGGCGCCGTTCTCGCAGGACGATATCGTGCGGAAGTTCATGGAATTCGCCACGCCTTCGCTGGGCGAGACCCGCGCCGGCGCCATCCGTGAAGCGGTGCTGGGTTTCACCAATGAAGGCAGCAAATTCTCCGATCTTGGCCGTCTCATCTATGACGCGCCCGAAAACTAA
- a CDS encoding LysR substrate-binding domain-containing protein, with translation MKNLPHLTFLRSFEAAARYLSFTSAADELNCTQSAVSNHVRSLEEFIGRPLFVRHPRSLSLTDVGEAYLPSVRHALQEIDSATQLLISQSHKREVVISCPVSLAERWLLKVIEGFSAAHPDIDLTIHSTIWVDVETNVSDISITINHVDDVMGPAVKLWDEKLALVCAPGFQVAGEALTRPEQLVQAKLIHILGRPVYWEKIAKHYGLTGIELKGGLQTNSSNMGLEFAANGMGCAVLPKSLIRSHVADGRLVEPFDFDLDCPWTYFATFKDKAATPSVKHFKSWLLKAAAEMEL, from the coding sequence ATGAAGAATCTGCCCCACCTGACATTCCTGCGCTCTTTTGAGGCGGCCGCGCGCTATCTTAGCTTTACCTCGGCAGCGGATGAGCTGAACTGCACCCAATCGGCGGTGTCAAACCACGTGCGCAGCCTGGAGGAGTTCATCGGCCGGCCGCTGTTCGTGCGCCATCCGCGGTCGCTGTCGCTGACCGATGTGGGCGAGGCCTATCTGCCTTCGGTCCGCCACGCCCTGCAGGAGATTGATTCCGCCACCCAGCTGTTGATCTCGCAAAGCCACAAGCGGGAGGTTGTGATCTCCTGCCCGGTCAGCCTGGCGGAGCGCTGGCTCTTGAAGGTGATCGAGGGGTTTTCAGCGGCGCATCCGGATATCGACCTGACCATCCACAGCACGATCTGGGTCGATGTGGAGACCAACGTCTCGGACATTTCGATCACCATCAACCACGTGGATGATGTGATGGGGCCGGCGGTCAAGCTGTGGGACGAAAAGCTGGCGCTGGTCTGTGCGCCCGGTTTCCAGGTTGCGGGCGAGGCCCTGACCCGGCCGGAACAGCTGGTGCAGGCGAAACTGATCCACATTCTGGGGCGGCCGGTCTACTGGGAGAAGATCGCCAAGCACTACGGGCTTACCGGCATTGAGCTGAAGGGGGGCTTGCAGACCAATTCCTCCAACATGGGGCTGGAATTTGCCGCCAATGGAATGGGCTGCGCGGTTCTGCCCAAATCACTGATCCGGTCCCATGTGGCAGACGGGCGGCTGGTGGAGCCGTTTGATTTCGACCTCGATTGCCCCTGGACCTATTTCGCCACCTTCAAGGACAAGGCGGCGACGCCTTCGGTCAAGCACTTCAAGAGCTGGCTGCTGAAGGCGGCAGCGGAGATGGAACTGTAG
- a CDS encoding AbrB/MazE/SpoVT family DNA-binding domain-containing protein, whose product MIETKIRKVGNSAVITLTTEMLTMLDAKEGDTLFVVRGDDGSLRVMAHDPTVAEALAAAEIVMDENRDLLQALA is encoded by the coding sequence ATGATTGAGACCAAGATCAGGAAAGTCGGAAACTCCGCCGTCATCACCCTGACGACGGAGATGCTGACGATGCTGGACGCCAAGGAAGGCGACACATTGTTTGTGGTGCGCGGCGATGACGGCAGCCTGCGCGTGATGGCGCATGATCCCACGGTGGCGGAGGCGCTGGCCGCAGCTGAGATTGTGATGGACGAGAACCGCGATCTGCTTCAGGCGCTGGCGTGA
- a CDS encoding type II toxin-antitoxin system death-on-curing family toxin: MSTYIWVPLAAVTIFHDRQISRHGGAAGMRDKALLEMGCARAMNLAAYSDAGVAEVAAAYAFGIAKAHAFVDGNKRTAFVTAVTFLRLNGYQFRPDPVEGVRMMEDLATGGVDEAAFAAWLTAGMAPI, from the coding sequence GTGAGCACATACATCTGGGTGCCGCTGGCAGCGGTGACAATCTTTCACGACCGGCAAATCTCGCGCCATGGCGGTGCAGCGGGGATGCGCGACAAGGCTCTGCTGGAGATGGGCTGCGCCCGGGCGATGAACCTGGCGGCCTATTCCGATGCAGGCGTGGCGGAGGTTGCGGCGGCCTATGCTTTCGGCATCGCCAAGGCCCATGCCTTTGTCGATGGCAACAAGCGCACGGCCTTTGTGACCGCCGTGACCTTTCTGCGGCTCAATGGCTACCAGTTCCGCCCGGACCCGGTGGAGGGCGTGCGGATGATGGAGGACCTGGCCACGGGGGGCGTGGATGAGGCCGCATTTGCGGCATGGCTCACGGCGGGGATGGCGCCAATCTAA
- a CDS encoding FAD-dependent oxidoreductase, which produces MKTHAQAVVIGGGLVGCSILYHLAKLGWKDVVLLERDELTAGSTWHAAANIHGLHDNNNVTRIQHYTMNLYKELEKETGQGCGVFQPGSLYLAKTEEREHQLRLQEAKAKYYGLNFHEVSREQAKELHPLAQFDDIRCIMFEPDGGNVDPSGVTMAYAAGARAMGAQIERFCPVIGTEQQPDGSWIVKTEKGDIHTQWVVNAGGLWGREVAAMAGLTLPLQPTEHQYFVTESIDEVANLGRRLPSIADRDGEYYFRQEGNGFLIGAYEKDMRFWAEEGTPLDFAHELFPDDLDRIMENVIRATERVPCAETAGVKRVINGPMIWSPDSNAIWGPVPELKNYFCCTGIIPGFSQSGGLGLLAAQWMIEGEPQYDMFAWDLARFGDWADKKFTKARVQDQYAHRFAIHFPNEERSAGRPARVRPAYEMQKEMGCVFGLNCGWEHPLWFSGTPGTADTNSFTRQNWWEPVGREVNMLRENVGVIDISNFANYVIKGPGAFEWLDKLVANKVPTEIGRSCLTPLISVRGGVAGDFTITKVADDEYMMVGSGMAERYHQRFFNMVELPEGTTFEVATNRIAGFNVAGPKSRDMLQRLTNADLSNEAFRFMRSRTIDVAGVECLAIRVSFTGDLGWELHCAEDDQVKLYSALLAAAAEFDGGPVGGRALGSLRIEKGYGSWGREYSQEYWPQEVGLAGLIKLDKDFLNKDAYLKVKDNAPREMLSAFEIDAVNDADASGGEPVFTPDGKPVGRVTSGAYGYSVGKSLALGYANPAVAKPGDEVEVFILGKPHKARILEAAAFDPAGARLRA; this is translated from the coding sequence ATGAAAACCCATGCACAGGCAGTTGTCATCGGCGGCGGGCTGGTCGGCTGCTCGATCCTCTACCACCTGGCGAAACTCGGCTGGAAAGACGTGGTTCTGCTGGAACGCGATGAACTGACCGCTGGCTCCACCTGGCATGCGGCGGCCAACATCCACGGGCTGCACGACAACAACAACGTGACCCGCATCCAGCACTACACGATGAACTTGTACAAGGAGCTGGAGAAGGAAACCGGCCAGGGCTGCGGCGTTTTCCAACCGGGATCCCTGTACCTTGCCAAGACCGAAGAGCGCGAGCATCAGCTGCGCCTGCAGGAGGCCAAGGCGAAATACTACGGCCTGAACTTCCACGAGGTCAGCCGCGAGCAGGCCAAGGAACTGCACCCGCTGGCGCAGTTCGACGACATCCGCTGCATCATGTTCGAACCCGACGGCGGCAACGTCGACCCCTCGGGCGTGACCATGGCCTATGCCGCCGGCGCCCGCGCCATGGGCGCCCAGATCGAACGCTTCTGCCCGGTGATCGGCACCGAACAGCAGCCCGACGGCAGCTGGATCGTGAAGACCGAAAAGGGCGACATTCATACCCAATGGGTGGTGAACGCAGGCGGCCTCTGGGGCCGCGAAGTCGCCGCGATGGCGGGCCTCACCCTGCCCTTGCAGCCAACCGAGCACCAGTATTTCGTCACTGAAAGCATTGACGAGGTCGCCAATCTGGGCCGCCGCCTGCCCTCGATCGCCGACCGCGACGGCGAATACTATTTCCGCCAGGAAGGCAACGGCTTCCTGATCGGCGCCTATGAAAAGGACATGCGCTTCTGGGCCGAAGAGGGCACCCCGCTGGACTTTGCCCACGAACTGTTTCCCGACGATCTGGACCGGATCATGGAAAACGTGATCCGCGCCACCGAGCGTGTTCCCTGCGCCGAAACCGCCGGCGTCAAGCGGGTGATCAACGGCCCGATGATCTGGTCGCCGGATTCCAACGCCATCTGGGGCCCGGTGCCGGAGCTGAAAAACTACTTCTGCTGCACCGGCATCATCCCCGGCTTCTCGCAATCCGGCGGCCTGGGCCTGCTGGCGGCGCAGTGGATGATCGAGGGCGAGCCGCAGTACGACATGTTCGCCTGGGATCTGGCGCGCTTTGGCGACTGGGCCGACAAGAAATTCACCAAGGCCCGCGTCCAGGATCAGTACGCCCACCGCTTCGCCATCCACTTCCCGAACGAGGAACGCAGCGCCGGCCGCCCGGCCCGGGTGCGCCCTGCCTATGAGATGCAAAAGGAAATGGGTTGCGTATTCGGCCTCAACTGCGGCTGGGAGCACCCCCTGTGGTTCTCCGGCACGCCTGGCACCGCCGACACCAACAGCTTCACCCGCCAGAACTGGTGGGAGCCGGTGGGCCGCGAAGTGAACATGCTGCGCGAAAACGTGGGCGTGATCGACATCTCGAACTTCGCCAACTACGTGATCAAAGGCCCGGGCGCGTTTGAGTGGCTCGACAAGCTGGTCGCTAACAAGGTGCCCACGGAGATTGGCCGTTCCTGCCTCACCCCGCTGATTTCGGTCCGCGGCGGCGTGGCCGGCGACTTCACCATCACCAAAGTTGCGGACGACGAATACATGATGGTCGGCTCCGGCATGGCCGAACGCTATCACCAGCGCTTCTTCAACATGGTTGAGCTGCCCGAAGGCACCACCTTCGAGGTCGCCACCAACCGCATTGCGGGCTTCAACGTGGCCGGTCCCAAGTCGCGCGACATGCTGCAGCGGCTGACCAATGCGGATCTGTCGAACGAAGCCTTCCGCTTCATGCGCTCCCGCACCATCGACGTGGCGGGTGTGGAATGCCTGGCAATCCGCGTCTCCTTCACCGGCGATCTGGGCTGGGAACTGCACTGCGCCGAGGACGACCAGGTCAAGCTGTACTCCGCTTTGCTGGCCGCAGCGGCAGAGTTCGATGGCGGCCCGGTCGGCGGCCGCGCGCTGGGGAGCTTGCGGATCGAAAAGGGCTACGGCTCCTGGGGCCGCGAATACAGCCAGGAATACTGGCCGCAGGAGGTTGGCCTGGCCGGTCTCATCAAGCTGGACAAGGACTTCCTCAACAAGGACGCCTATCTGAAGGTCAAGGACAACGCCCCGCGCGAAATGCTCTCGGCCTTCGAAATCGACGCGGTGAACGATGCCGACGCCTCGGGCGGCGAGCCGGTCTTTACTCCGGACGGCAAACCGGTGGGCCGTGTCACCTCAGGCGCTTATGGATACTCGGTCGGCAAATCGCTGGCGCTGGGGTACGCCAACCCGGCCGTTGCCAAGCCAGGAGATGAGGTTGAGGTCTTTATCCTCGGCAAGCCGCACAAGGCACGCATCCTGGAAGCCGCCGCCTTTGACCCCGCAGGCGCGCGGCTGCGGGCCTGA